TATAGGCTGTCAAGAGCAACCCTCTTGTTGTCTTCATGAAGGGCACACCTGATGCCCCCCAATGTGGTTTCTCCAGGGCCGTTTGCCAGATCCTTGATGTTCAAGTGAATAGTTCCCGTTTATGTGATTACCAGGGATTTGGCTGACATAAAAGGATTGTCATTTGTGACTGCAGGGTGTCCCAAGGGAAAATCTCAAGACCTACAACTGTCTCGAGGACCAGGAGCTTCGTGAGGGTATCAAGGAGTACAGGTGAGACCTGCTCTCATCTTACACGGCCCAAGCATGGCGTTGCCGGATTGCTAACCATCATCAGTGAATGGCCTACCATCCCTCAGGTCTACATCAAGGGTGAATTCGTTGGTGGATGTGACATTCTTTTGTCAAGTGAGTTTTCTTTGATGTAGCTCAAGCAAATCGTTGCTGGGCGGCGCTAACTCTCATTCTACAGTGCACCAAAGCGGAGAGCTCGAGGACCTGT
This DNA window, taken from Cryptococcus deuterogattii R265 chromosome 3, complete sequence, encodes the following:
- a CDS encoding Grx4 family monothiol glutaredoxin; translated protein: MVFARLGLRTLRSLPQSQVARSTTILAQRRFLSAEAKKLIDDAVKSNPLVVFMKGTPDAPQCGFSRAVCQILDVQGVPRENLKTYNCLEDQELREGIKEYSEWPTIPQVYIKGEFVGGCDILLSMHQSGELEDLLIKEGLAPPLPEGSESSA